The Pseudomonas sp. SCA2728.1_7 DNA segment GGGGAGCATTTGCGCTCGATGATTGACCAGTGGTTGCGCGGCCACGCCTGAGGCCTGCTTCACTCAAGCACAACAACCATCAGAAATATCTGCCATGAGAAGAGCTGCCGTGCGTGCCGCCGTGCATCGATATATCCGGCGTCTGCTGGAAACCCGCGAATTCAACGACAACACCAGTCTGGTGCAGTTGGGCCTGGAGAAAGCCGACATCGAGGATTTGATCTTTCATCTGGAAGATGAATTCGGACTGACGGCGTTCACCGCCGAGGAAGACCGCATGCTCAAGACCGCGAAGACGGCGAATGACTTGAGCCGGTTTTTGCTGGAAATCGGCCGTCATTAAAAGCAAAAGATCGCAGCCTTCGGCAGCTCCTACATTAATCCGTGCAGGAGCTGCCGAAGACTGCGATCTCTTGATCTTGAATCCTTTGATCTCGGATCGGGGGCGTTACCGGCGCCGTTGTTGACGGCGGCGCTGCTCGTCATCGGTGCGGATCGGTACAGGTTGCAGAGGCGGTTCGATCAAACCGAGGGCAACACCCAAATCGTGCAGCCAGTTTTGAATTTTCTCTTTCATCGTCATGCCCCCTTCAGGGTGGTGCTGAGCGGCCGGAATTCTGAGGCCGCTTCGCACTGATAATAGTCCGAAGTCCTACGCAATGCTCGGCCAAATCCGCAATGATCTGTTACTGAATTGAACAGAGTTCGCCGCCATTGGTTCAGGCTGTTTCCCGGGTTTCGATCTGAGCCGCGGGATAGACAGCCTGCTGCACCTCGATCCACGCATTAAGGTTGGCGCCCAGCATGCCTTTGCGCCACATGAGCCAGGTTGTCGCACCCACAAATGGCTCGGCCAACGGATGCATCGCCACGCTGTCGCGGCCCGGCAGACTGGCCAGCATCGACTCCGACATCAGCGCCACGCCGCTGCCGGCAATCACGCAGGCGAGCATGCCCTGATAGGACTCGATCTCCATCGCCCGGCCCATGGTCGCGTGGTAGTGCGAAAACCAGGCTTCCAGACGCATGCGATAGGAGCAGCCCCGGCGAAAGGTAAACACCGACCGCCCTTCGACATCCCGGGCACTGCGTACCGGCGGATGATCAATTTCAGTGATCAGCACCAGCCGCTCTTCGCACAACGGCACGCCGTCGAGCCCGGCCAGTTCCAGCGGGCCATCGACCAACGCGGCATCAAGACGACCGGTGAGCAAGCCTTCCAGTAACTCTCCACTGGGCGCTGACTGCACCTGCAGATTCACCGCCGGATACTGCTTGTGATACTGCGCCAGCAGCGCCGGCAAATGGATCGCCGCCGTGCTGTACATGGTGCCCAGAGCGAAGTCGCCGGCCGGTTTGCCACCCATTACCGCGGCACTGGCTTGATCGCGCAGGGCGAAAAGTTTGCCGGTGTAGTCCAGCAAGACTTTTCCCGCAGGCGATAGCTGCAAACGCTGACGCTCACGGACGAAAAGTTCGACACCGAGTTGTTCCTCAAGCTGCTTGAGCCGGGTCGACAGGTTCGACGGCACCCGGTGCAGGCGTTCGGCGGCGCGGGTAATCGAACCCTCCTCGGCCACAGCCTGAAAGATCCGCAGTTGGCTGAACTCCACAACCTTTCTCCATAACAGAACAAGTTACTCACTATTATTCAATTTTAAAGAAAGTCAATCAGTCCTAGCCTGACGGTCATTGATCCTTCCAAGGAATCCCGACCATGTCGCCTCTGATTCGCTTATCCGCTTGCTTCGTTGCCTTGATGATGGCCATGGGCATCGGGCGTTTCGCCCTCACCCCGCAAATGCCGCACCTGCTCAGCGAAGGCCAGATCGATCTGACGGCCGCCGGTCTGATTGCCGCGGCCAACTACCTCGGCTACTTGCTGGGCGCGGTGGATGCGATGTTCGCGCATCGCCCGCAACAGGTGCAGCGGCGCCTGCATGGAGGCCTGTGGTTGTGCGTGCTGCTGACGCTGGCGTCGTTCTGGGCCAATGGATTCTGGTCACACTTGGTGCTGCGCTTCGGCACCGGGGTGGCGAGCGCCTGGGTTCTGGTGATGATCACGTCTTTAAGCCAACCCTTGGCAGCGGCGGCAGGTCGGCCACGGTTGGGTGCCCTGGTATTTGCCGGACCGGGTTTGGGGATTTTTCTCACGGGTTTATTGGCGCTGGTCTCACATCTGTTGCAGCAGACGTCCGCAACGTTGTGGCTGATTTATGCAACGGCTGCGCTGGTGATGATGTTGGGGGTCTGGCGTCTGCTGCCAACACCTGTCGCAACGCCGACGGTGGCTGCAGCGCCGGTCAGTCCATCGAATCGGGGCATTGGTCGGCTGGCGGGAATTTATGCGCTGTACGGCGTCGGCTACATCATTCCGGCGACCTTCCTCTCGCAAATGGCCAATGCGCAGTTTCACGGGGAATGGCAGGCAGACCTGTTCTGGCCTTGTTTCGGTCTGGCCGCGGCGCTTGGCGTGTTGCTGGTGAGCCTGCGGCGTCACGATCCCGCAACCACCCGTCACTGGTTGATGGCGACGCTGTGGCTGCAAGCGGCCGGCGTGTTCGCCTGTCTACTGGGCAGCGGCCTTGGCCTCGCACTCGGGGTGATCCTCTGCGGCACGCCATTTCTGGCTTGCATGCAATTGGTCATGCAGCGCTCGCGGGAACTGGCGCCACATGCCACGCAACGCAATGCCGGGATGCTTACCGCCTGCTTCGCCGTCGGCCAACTCAGCGGCCCTCTATTGGCAGCGCTGAGCAGCCATTTCAGCGGTGGCCTGCATCCGGCGCTGGTGATCGCCGGCAGCGGTTTATTGATTGCCGGCGGTCTGGCGATGCAATCGACTAACGCTGACCCAGCGCTTTGCGCAAACGCCGACGCAGCCACTGCTCGGCGCTGACAAACGTGATGCCGAGCAGCACCAGCACGGCGCCGAGGACGAAGTTAACCGTCAATTGTTCGCCGAGCAGCAATACGCCAAAGGTCACGCCGAACAGCGGCGTCATAAACGAAAACACCGCGAGGTTGGCTGCCAGATAACGGCGCAGCAGCCAGAACCAGATCAGGTAGCTGAAGAACGACACCACCAGGCCCTGGAACAGCACGCTGGCCACCGCCACGGGGGTCAGGCTGACGTGGGTGATCTGGCCGCTGAACAGCGCAATCAGCAGCAGGCCGAGGAAGCCGACGATCAACTGATAGAACAAGGTCAGCGTCACCGGTGCTTCCGACAGCCGTGAGGCGCGCACCACCACCGTGGTCGCGCCCCAACAGGCGCCAGCCAACACGCCAAAGGCATCGCCGAGCAGCATGCGCCGGTCGAGGTTGTCCCACGACACGCCGCCGGCGAAGGCAATTGCAATGCCGATGAACGCGAGCAAAATGCCCAGCCATTGCAACGGTCGCAGGCGCTCACTGGCCAGCAGAAAATGCACGCCCAACGCGGTGAAGATCGGCGCGGTGTAGAGGAACACCGACATGTGTGCAGCCGTGGTCAGTTGCAGACCTTCAGCGATAAAAAGGAATTCCAGACCGAACAGCGCACCAGCCAGCAAGCCGCCGCGCCAGGTGTTGCCGACCTGATCCCAGCCGCCCTTCCAGCAGATCAGCAACCCCACCAGCAACGCAGAGATCCCCGAGCGCGCGGCCGCTTGCATGACAGGCGCGATGTCCGGCGCCGCCCATTTGATCATCACTTGCTGCACGCCCCAGATCAGGCAGAGGCCGATCATCACCTGCAAGGCAAAACTGTCGGCATTGCGCCGCTCGACAATCACCGCAACACCTCGAACACACACAACATGGCAGGCCATCCAATGGTCAGAAAACAGTGCTGGGGATTATCAATCAGTCGGGCGGAAAAAACGCGTCTAGAAAAGACATTTAGTGCTTCAGTGGCGGCAGTGGTGAATGGCTGTCGGCTGCGCCGCCATTCGCGAGCAGGCTCGCTCCCACAAGTGGAATGCATTTCCCTGTGGGAGCGAGCCTGCTCGCGAATAGGCCGGCACTGCCAACACACATTACCGAGCAGACTTGCCAAACCTTTTGCTCACCAAAAACCCGACAATACAAGCCATAGCAGTAGCAAACGTCCCCCACGCCCAATCCATCAGCGTCACCTGCACCGACCACCCGCGCAACGTCGCCCAATTGGTCAGGTCATAGGTGCCGTAAGCTATCAGCCCTAACAACGCGCCCCGCTTCGCCGCCCATTGCCATGTCACGGCCGGCGTCACCACAAACACCACGCAGCCAAAAACATACAGGCAATAAAAAACCGCTGCCGGAACCAGCAGCGGTTTTTCGAGCATCAGCGGACCGAGCAGTTCGCGATAGGTCGGCGCCATCAACAGGCCGAGCCAGAGACCGTCGAGCAACAGAAACGCAATCAGCGTCGCAACATAGGCAACCAGAGACTTCTTCATCACACCCGCCCTCATGTAGGAGCTGCCGCAGGCTGCGATCTGTTGATCTTCAAAGTCAAAAGATCGCAGCCTGCGGCAGCTCTTACATGGGGCCAGCGGTGTCTCAGGTTAGTTCAATGCGATCAGCATGAATGACGATCTTGCCTTCCTTGTACAGCGCACCGATGGCCTTCTTGAAGTTGCCTTTACTGACGCCAAACAGGCTGCTGATCAGCGCCGGATCGCTCTTGTCGCTGACCGGCAGCGTGCCGCTGTTGTCGCGCAACTTGGCGAGGATCTTCGAGTTCAGACTGCTGGCCGCTTCCTGGCCAACCGGTTGCAGGCTCAGGGCGATCTTGCCGTCGGCACGGACTTCCTTGATGTAGCCCTTCTCGATCATGCCGGCGCGCATGAACTTGAAGATTTCATTCTTGTGAATCAAACCCCAGTGCTTGTTGTTGATGATCGCCTTGAAGCCCATGTCGGTGGCTTCGGCAACCAGCAGATCAACTTCCTGGCCCTGGCTGTAGTTGGCCGGGGTCTTGTCGAGGTAGCGATCCAGACGCGCAGTGGCGGTGATGCGGCGGGTGTGCTTGTCGAGGTAGACGTGCACCACGCAGTATTCGCCGGCGGTCATCTGGCGCTTTTCTTCGGAATACGGCAGCAACAGATCCTTCGGCAGCCCCCAATCGAGAAACACACCGATGCTGTTGACTTCAACGACTTTCAGGCTGGCAAACTCACCGACCTGAACTTTCGGTTTTTCCGTGGTAGCGAGAAGTTTGTCTTCGCTGTCCAGATAAACAAATACGTTGAGCCAATCTTCATCTTCGGTCGGAATATCTTTCGGAATATAACGATTAGGCAAAAGAATCTCGCCGTCAGCACCGCCGTCCAGATATAAACCGAAGTTAGTGTGTTTAACCACTTGCAAACTGTTGTAACGCCCGACTAAAGCCATTTCCAGAACCCTCATTGCGTGGGCGGCATTCTACCCGTTTTTGTGCTGGCCGTCGGGCGGCAGATCCGCACGCGTCGGAATTCTGCGCAACGCCTTGATTTTCCTTGTGTGCGGCTGGGTTGAGGTGCCGCTCGTCTGGCAGGCAGCACCGCTCGCGGCTGAGTATTTCAATGCCGCCCAGCCCAAATGTTCTTATTTAAAACAGCAGGTTAGCCGGATATATCGAATATTCAATCGAGAATAATGCAGCACAGCGCTGGGTTATTCCGGGGGATATTTACCAAGCAATTGTCAAGTTATTCCTGTACGATGCCTGGCCGAGTTACTTTTCTACAGGTTAATGGCCGCCATGCGTGTAAAAGCATCCACCAGCAAAGCAAAGCCAGCTCCAGCCGTTGAAACCAGCGAATCGATCAACGATCAGATCGCAGCGTTCCTCAAGTCTGGTGGCGAGATCCAGCAAATTGCCAAAGGCGTCAGTGGCCAGACATTCGGCCCGTCCAAGCAGATCAGCCTGGGCAAGAAGTAACACCCGGTTTTACACCCGTCCAGAGGCGCTTTGAGCTTCGAAGCGTCTGGACTGGCACCGTGCAACATCCCTCCCTTTTAAACAAAAATCCTTGTAAATCGACGAACGGCCTTCAATGCCGATCATTCGCCGGTATCCTTGCACGCGTCTAGATCAAGCGTTTCAGCAGGCCCGCCGTCCTGCGCTCGCCGTTCATGGAGTGACGCATGCGCAAATCTTCCTGTTTATTGCTCGCAAGCCTGATGGCCGGCTCGACCGCGCACGCACAGATTTTCCAGCGTGAACTGGGCGACTTCGATCTCAAACTCGGCACCACACCGACGCGCAGCATGGCCCAGGGTCTGGTCAAACCGGCAGCAGTCGGCTCGTTCCACGGCGGCCTCGACCTGAGCCACGACAGCGGCCTCTATGTCGGCCAGTACGCACCGAGTATGGGCATCAGCCCTGGCAAGAACCTCGAGATCGACTCCTACGTCGGCTTTAAACAGCCTTTCGATCAGACCCTTGGCTATGAAGTCGGCATGATCCACTACAGCTATCCCAAGGTAGATACCCTCGACAGCCAGGAGCTGTTCGGTGGCCTGACCTTGCTCGGCAGTCGTTTCGGCGTGGCCTTCAGCAACGACCCGGACAAACAGAACAACACCTTGTTTGCCGATCTTGGCGGCAACCAGCCATTCGGCATCGGCGTCAGTATGAAATACACCACCCACCAACTGAACACGCCCGTCGCCGTGGACGGTGGTTATGTCGGCAGTTTCACCGATTGGTCGGTGAAATTGTCCCGGCCGTTCATGGGGGTCGACCTCGACCTGATCTACAGCAACTCCAGCCTCAGCGGCAGTGATTGCTCAGCCTATTCCGGGCACAACAGCGAGTGCGACGGTCTCGTCACCCTCAAGGCTGCCCGCGCGTTCTATTGA contains these protein-coding regions:
- a CDS encoding phosphopantetheine-containing protein, which encodes MRRAAVRAAVHRYIRRLLETREFNDNTSLVQLGLEKADIEDLIFHLEDEFGLTAFTAEEDRMLKTAKTANDLSRFLLEIGRH
- a CDS encoding PA1414 family protein, encoding MKEKIQNWLHDLGVALGLIEPPLQPVPIRTDDEQRRRQQRRR
- a CDS encoding LysR family transcriptional regulator, yielding MEFSQLRIFQAVAEEGSITRAAERLHRVPSNLSTRLKQLEEQLGVELFVRERQRLQLSPAGKVLLDYTGKLFALRDQASAAVMGGKPAGDFALGTMYSTAAIHLPALLAQYHKQYPAVNLQVQSAPSGELLEGLLTGRLDAALVDGPLELAGLDGVPLCEERLVLITEIDHPPVRSARDVEGRSVFTFRRGCSYRMRLEAWFSHYHATMGRAMEIESYQGMLACVIAGSGVALMSESMLASLPGRDSVAMHPLAEPFVGATTWLMWRKGMLGANLNAWIEVQQAVYPAAQIETRETA
- a CDS encoding MFS transporter, yielding MSPLIRLSACFVALMMAMGIGRFALTPQMPHLLSEGQIDLTAAGLIAAANYLGYLLGAVDAMFAHRPQQVQRRLHGGLWLCVLLTLASFWANGFWSHLVLRFGTGVASAWVLVMITSLSQPLAAAAGRPRLGALVFAGPGLGIFLTGLLALVSHLLQQTSATLWLIYATAALVMMLGVWRLLPTPVATPTVAAAPVSPSNRGIGRLAGIYALYGVGYIIPATFLSQMANAQFHGEWQADLFWPCFGLAAALGVLLVSLRRHDPATTRHWLMATLWLQAAGVFACLLGSGLGLALGVILCGTPFLACMQLVMQRSRELAPHATQRNAGMLTACFAVGQLSGPLLAALSSHFSGGLHPALVIAGSGLLIAGGLAMQSTNADPALCANADAATARR
- a CDS encoding DMT family transporter, producing MIVERRNADSFALQVMIGLCLIWGVQQVMIKWAAPDIAPVMQAAARSGISALLVGLLICWKGGWDQVGNTWRGGLLAGALFGLEFLFIAEGLQLTTAAHMSVFLYTAPIFTALGVHFLLASERLRPLQWLGILLAFIGIAIAFAGGVSWDNLDRRMLLGDAFGVLAGACWGATTVVVRASRLSEAPVTLTLFYQLIVGFLGLLLIALFSGQITHVSLTPVAVASVLFQGLVVSFFSYLIWFWLLRRYLAANLAVFSFMTPLFGVTFGVLLLGEQLTVNFVLGAVLVLLGITFVSAEQWLRRRLRKALGQR
- a CDS encoding DUF2177 family protein; protein product: MKKSLVAYVATLIAFLLLDGLWLGLLMAPTYRELLGPLMLEKPLLVPAAVFYCLYVFGCVVFVVTPAVTWQWAAKRGALLGLIAYGTYDLTNWATLRGWSVQVTLMDWAWGTFATAMACIVGFLVSKRFGKSAR
- a CDS encoding S1-like domain-containing RNA-binding protein, which gives rise to MALVGRYNSLQVVKHTNFGLYLDGGADGEILLPNRYIPKDIPTEDEDWLNVFVYLDSEDKLLATTEKPKVQVGEFASLKVVEVNSIGVFLDWGLPKDLLLPYSEEKRQMTAGEYCVVHVYLDKHTRRITATARLDRYLDKTPANYSQGQEVDLLVAEATDMGFKAIINNKHWGLIHKNEIFKFMRAGMIEKGYIKEVRADGKIALSLQPVGQEAASSLNSKILAKLRDNSGTLPVSDKSDPALISSLFGVSKGNFKKAIGALYKEGKIVIHADRIELT
- a CDS encoding TorF family putative porin; translated protein: MRKSSCLLLASLMAGSTAHAQIFQRELGDFDLKLGTTPTRSMAQGLVKPAAVGSFHGGLDLSHDSGLYVGQYAPSMGISPGKNLEIDSYVGFKQPFDQTLGYEVGMIHYSYPKVDTLDSQELFGGLTLLGSRFGVAFSNDPDKQNNTLFADLGGNQPFGIGVSMKYTTHQLNTPVAVDGGYVGSFTDWSVKLSRPFMGVDLDLIYSNSSLSGSDCSAYSGHNSECDGLVTLKAARAFY